Proteins from a genomic interval of Arachis hypogaea cultivar Tifrunner chromosome 10, arahy.Tifrunner.gnm2.J5K5, whole genome shotgun sequence:
- the LOC112715817 gene encoding protein NRT1/ PTR FAMILY 5.1-like, producing MEEKNSYTQDGTVDLKGKRVLSSTTGQWKACRYILAYQALERFAYFGVAANLVNYMTSQLHKDLVSSISDVNNWSGVAWITPILGAYIADSHYMGRFWTVTLSLLIYTIGVVLLVLTTWLKSLRPKWNSKASNLQLSLFNLSLYTIAIGSGALKPNMSTFGADQFDDFNSKEKQLKGSFFNWWTFHTSCGALVATLAVVYIQEKVRWECGYALCAIGFLFSVIVFFLGTPLYRHKSRNAKTCHEKDFIRVILLAFTNRNLQLPTSPSELHEFDLQHYVNSGTRQIHHTPRFRFLDKAAIKESKNAACTVTQVEGTKLVLGMLEIWLLMLIPSNFLAVEMTIFVKQGTTLDRSLGQSFRIPAASLWSFLVVTMLISLPIYDTYFVPFMRRRTGNMRGITLLQRLGAGIAVQAVAMAVCCAVEIQRMNVIAQQHISGHEKIVPMSIFWLLPQYILLGIADTFLMSGLLEFFYDQSPEEMKGLGTTFFTSSVAAGSFLCTFLVTMTDKVTGKVSGKRWIGNNLNDSHLDYYYAFLFVISLLNFGAFLWASSGYTYKKENTLELESPL from the exons ATGGAGGAAAAAAATAGTTACACTCAGGATGGCACGGTTGATCTTAAAGGAAAACGAGTGCTCTCTTCTACAACTGGGCAATGGAAAGCTTGCAGATATATTCTTG CATACCAAGCATTGGAAAGATTTGCCTACTTTGGAGTAGCTGCTAATTTGGTGAATTATATGACAAGCCAACTCCACAAAGACCTAGTATCTTCAATAAGCGATGTGAATAACTGGTCAGGAGTAGCATGGATAACCCCAATTCTCGGTGCCTACATAGCTGATTCTCATTACATGGGGCGCTTTTGGACAGTCACTCTTTCACTCCTCATATATACCATA GGAGTTGTGCTTCTAGTCCTGACTACTTGGCTGAAAAGCTTGAGACCAAAGTGGAACAGCAAAGCAAGCAACTTACAACTATCACTCTTCAATCTATCACTATACACTATAGCAATTGGAAGTGGTGCATTGAAGCCAAATATGTCAACTTTTGGTGCTgatcaatttgatgatttcaactcaaaagagaagcaGCTCAAAGGTTCATTCTTCAATTGGTGGACTTTCCACACATCATGTGGTGCTTTAGTTGCTACTTTGGCTGTTGTCTACATACAAGAGAAGGTTAGATGGGAATGTGGTTATGCCTTGTGTGCTATTGGATTTCTATTTTCGGTTATTGTTTTCTTTCTGGGCACCCCATTATATAGGCACAAATCTAGAAATGCCAAGACTTGCCATGAAAAGGATTTCATTAGGGTCATTCTTCTTGCCTTCACAAATAGAAACCTTCAGCTTCCTACTTCTCCTTCAGAGCTCCATGAATTTGACTTGCAACATTATGTAAATAGTGGAACGAGGCAAATCCATCACACTCCCCGTTTCAG GTTCTTAGACAAGGCAgcaataaaagagagcaaaaatgCAGCATGCACAGTGACTCAAGTAGAAGGAACAAAGCTTGTTCTAGGAATGCTTGAAATATGGCTACTAATGCTAATTCCAAGCAATTTCCTTGCAGTAGAGATGACCATTTTTGTCAAACAAGGTACAACGTTGGACAGAAGCCTTGGCCAGAGTTTTCGCATTCCGGCCGCCTCCCTCTGGAGCTTCCTAGTTGTCACAATGCTCATTTCCCTCCCAATCTACGACACTTACTTCGTACCATTCATGCGCCGGAGAACCGGAAACATGAGAGGAATCACATTGCTGCAGAGGCTGGGCGCAGGAATCGCGGTGCAGGCGGTAGCAATGGCAGTGTGCTGCGCCGTAGAGATTCAAAGAATGAATGTGATAGCTCAGCAACATATAAGTGGCCATGAAAAGATAGTTCCTATGAGCATATTCTGGTTGTTGCCACAGTATATTTTACTTGGCATAGCAGACACATTTCTTATGAGTGGTTTGTTGGAATTCTTCTATGATCAATCCCCTGAAGAAATGAAGGGTCTTGGAACAACGTTTTTCACAAGCTCTGTGGCTGCTGGGAGCTTTTTGTGCACGTTTTTGGTGACTATGACAGATAAGGTTACTGGGAAAGTGAGTGGTAAGAGATGGATAGGGAACAACCTTAATGATTCTCACCTAGATTATTATTATGCCTTTCTTTTTGTCATATCTCTGCTTAATTTTGGGGCCTTTCTTTGGGCATCAAGTGGATACACTTACAAGAAAGAGAATACCTTAGAATTAGAGAGTCCCTTATGA
- the LOC140175682 gene encoding uncharacterized protein, producing the protein MSVISWNCRGLAASATVSELHSMCKQIKPAIVFLIETRAREGTIKKLKRRLHFENVFHIEPQGLSGGLCLLWNEIYNIDIYFWCDNHIKARIDDRKGKIWTCNFIYENPCFGRRKEQWRAVTENNCNEGEPQLFIGDFNDILSQEEKIGLHLKSQSQVKEFRQFVDMNCLMDLDLKGGRFTWFSNPRNGFITREKIDRALANWEWRALYQHASLTALPAISSDHCPIVLNINQVQRREKSFKFEAFWVDHDECENVVRKGWDKGNIHGCDWKGITRKMENCKEERKKWSKKTFKHAVKEIHKLKDELKKLQDSNLTQEKQEMIQSIKENITVLWKQEEKYWGQKVRLKWLKWGDKNTTFFHATTIQRRERNRIDKLKNEDGSWMKDRKEIMKHIEEHFEALFTSNSNRNVAATLNKIQAKVTEDMNRG; encoded by the coding sequence ATGAGTGTGATAAGTTGGAACTGCCGCGGGCTTGCGGCCTCCGCGACAGTTTCTGAACTGCACAGCATGTGCAAACAAATAAAGCCTGCAATAGTATTCCTAATAGAAACTAGAGCTAGAGAAGGAACTATTAAGAAGTTGAAAAGAAGGTTGCATTTTGAGAATGTATTTCACATAGAACCCCAGGGACTATCCGGAGGGCTATGCCTTTTGTGGAATGAAATATATAATattgatatttatttttggtgtgaTAATCATATAAAAGCTCGGATTGACGATAGGAAAGGGAAGATATGGACATGCAATTTTATCTATGAAAACCCATGCTTTGGAAGAAGAAAGGAGCAATGGAGAGCAGTTACAGAAAACAATTGTAATGAGGGAGAGCCGCAGTTATTCATAGGAGACTTTAATGACATCTTGAGTCAAGAGGAGAAAATTGGTCTACATCTAAAGTCACAAAGCCAGGTAAAAGAGTTTAGACAGTTTGTGGATATGAATTGTCTTATGGATTTAGACCTAAAAGGTGGAAGATTTACGTGGTTTAGTAATCCGAGGAATGGATTCATCACTAGGGAGAAAATAGACAGGGCGTTAGCCAATTGGGAATGGAGAGCTTTGTACCAGCATGCGTCACTCACAGCTCTACCAGCAATAAGTTCTGACCATTGTCCAATAGTTTTAAACATCAATCAAGTTCAAAGAAGGGAGAAGAGCTTTAAATTCGAGGCGTTTTGGGTCGATCATGATGAGTGTGAGAATGTAGTAAGGAAGGGGTGGGATAAAGGGAATATTCATGGATGCGATTGGAAAGGAATAACAAGAAAAATGGAAAATTGCAAAGAGGAACGTAAGAAGTGGAGCAAGAAGACTTTTAAACATGCAGTTAAAGAAATCCACAAATTGAAGGATGAATTGAAGAAGCTACAAGATTCAAACTTAACACAAGAAAAGCAAGAGATGATACAATCAATAAAGGAGAATATAACAGTTCTATGGAAGCAGGAAGAGAAATATTGGGGACAAAAAGTCAGGTTGAAATGGTTGAAATGGGGAGACAAGAATACAACTTTCTTTCATGCCACAACCATTCAAAGAAGAGAGAGGAACAGAATTGATAAATTGAAGAATGAAGATGGATCATGGATGAAAGATAGGAAAGAAATCATGAAACACATAGAGGAACATTTTGAAGCGTTATTCACTTCTAATAGCAATAGAAACGTGGCAGCAACTCTAAATAAAATTCAAGCGAAAGTCACAGAAGATATGAACAGGGGCTGA